A single Larimichthys crocea isolate SSNF chromosome VIII, L_crocea_2.0, whole genome shotgun sequence DNA region contains:
- the e2f8 gene encoding transcription factor E2F8 has product MGPLTTPKKGREAGSVDPWTPTSNLKMLISAASPDIRNREKELCMDNDGREGVDSTQDAENGEESEKMISRKEKSLGLLCHKFLARYPDNPNPDLNNDICLDDVATELNVERRRIYDIMNVLESLHMVSRSAKNRYTWHGRTNLAQTLAILKQVGEEHKYGQQMQQIRHFDGEEKENEEVVVHLENGEGQKELFFVELPGVEFKAASVNSRKDKSLRVMSQKFVMLFLVSNPRVVSLDVAAKILIGEDQGADQDKNKFKTKVRRLYDIANVLRSLKLIEKVHVTEERGRKPAFEWIGPKEFPQVKDLEKSTSECPPKKRSVLETRTSVDNCAKNLFSSPRTKRGFTRHPSLIKLARSIQDDRRKINSAPSSPVKSSLNESSNSDFPNKMAQLAAICKIELDQESGTGAEHPKPAAASASSEAARLERISSGLMERPQALLLTPTQEPGVNTTVHLTPHTPLGALPAGSVAYIPAQCSSLIPVLLPQQQGGGPYAVYLQPSSPRPNPLARPQPTSLAVRSMTFEDKTGQSPTTGQYAAKSQPASRASEGSPQALKRLHPDSASESSPSKARRTDPNFKDTSPKLCEILQARLKARRGAQLSSRPSPRALHLDPEFVNTPGGAVANQTLEQSLETFLDREDKMASSDSEAGLTPVRAVPLTPGQLHSETLVPAGYLIPISQQSLIGYKEAQCSGRESSKASTPTYNIYQTPTAGSRPSLAQEITPTSLRLHKPAAAASPLTAQQAHRLHSPSPAILNFTLQNLGLISGSSPGNGFAAPQTPECAHALSSPLTLQQRGMVFLKPVSPVPIQQSLSGQQVALISLQQPLMTTPKGTGLPQHSFFHTPVPLSPLAAMVTTGGHLATKTVYIPQRKLDVATEDS; this is encoded by the exons ATGGGTCCCCTCACTACACCTAAAAAAGGAAGGGAAGCGGGCTCCGTCGATCCCTGGACGCCGACGTCCAACCTCAAGATGCTCATCAGCGCGGCCAGTCCCGACATCAGGAACCGAGAGAAGGAGCTGTGCATGGATAACGACGGGCGGGAAGGCGTCGACTCGACACAG GACGCTGAAAATGGAGAAGAGTCTGAGAAAATGATCAGCAGGAAAGAGAAGAGTCTGGGTTTGCTCTGTCATAAATTCCTCGCCCGCTACCCCGATAACCCGAACCCTGACCTCAACAACGACATCTGCCTGGATGATGTGGCCACTGAGCTCA ATGTAGAACGGCGGCGCATCTACGACATCATGAATGTGCTGGAGAGTCTCCACATGGTGAGCCGATCGGCCAAGAACCGCTACACGTGGCACGGCCGCACCAACCTGGCCCAGACTCTGGCCATTTTGAAGCAGGTGGGCGAGGAGCACAAGTACGGCCAGCAGATGCAGCAGATCCGGCACTTCGAcggggaagagaaggagaacgAGGAGGTGGTGGTGCACCTGGAGAACGGGGAGGGACAGAAGGAGCTCTTCTTTGTGGAGCTTCCAGGAGTGGAGTTCAAAGCAG ctTCCGTTAACAGTCGGAAAGACAAATCTCTGAGGGTGATGAGCCAGAAGTTTGTGATGCTCTTCCTGGTGTCGAATCCTCGCGTGGTCAGCCTGGACGTGGCCGCCAAGATCCTGATCGGAGAGGACCAGGGCGCCGATCAAGACAAGAACAAGTTCAAGA CCAAAGTGCGCCGGCTGTACGATATCGCCAACGTGCTGCGGAGCCTGAAGCTCATCGAGAAAGTCCACGTGACcgaagagagggggaggaaaccGGCGTTCGAGTGGATCGGCCCCAAAGAATTCCCACAAGTCAAAG ACTTGGAGAAATCCACATCCGAGTGCCCGCCCAAGAAGAGAAGTGTACTGGAGACGCGCACGTCTGTAGACAACTGTGCCAAAAACCTCTTTTCATCGCCGAGGACTAAGCGTGGCTTCACCCGGCACCCCTCGCTCATAAAGCTGGCCAGGAGCATTCAGGACGACCGGCGAAAGATCAACTCGGCCCCCAGCAGTCCCGTCAAGAGTTCGCTCA ACGAGTCATCGAACTCTGACTTCCCGAACAAAATGGCTCAACTTGCTGCTATTTGTAAGATCGAACTTGACCAGGAATCAGG GACTGGAGCTGAACATCCaaagcctgctgctg cttctgcttcttccgAGGCTGCGAGGCTCGAGCGGATCTCCTCTGGCTTAATGGAACGGCCTCAGGCACTGTTACTAACTCCGACCCAGGAGCCCGGAGTCAACACTACTGTCCACCTCACCCCCCACACCCCGCTGGGCGCCCTCCCCGCGGGCTCCGTCGCATACATCCCCGCACAGTGCTCGTCCCTGATCCCCGTGTTGTTACCTCAGCAGCAGGGCGGCGGGCCCTACGCCGTGTATTTGCAGCCTTCGTCCCCGAGGCCGAACCCTCTGGCCAGGCCGCAGCCGACCAGCCTCGCCGTGCGCTCCATGACCTTCGAGGACAAGACGGGGCAGAGCCCGACGACGGGCCAGTATGCGGCCAAGAGCCAGCCGGCCTCCAGGGCGTCAGAGGGCAGCCCCCAGGCGCTTAAACGGCTGCATCCAGATTCGGCCTCAGAGAGCAGCCCCTCTAAAGCCAGGAGGACAGACCCGAACTTTAAG GACACCTCTCCGAAGCTGTGTGAGATCCTGCAGGCCCGTCTGAAGGCCCGTCGAGGCGCTCAGCTCTCGAGCCGACCCTCGCCCCGCGCCCTCCACCTGGACCCCGAGTTCGTCAACACCCCCGGCGGCGCCGTAGCCAATCAGACGCTAGAGCAGAGCCTGGAGACCTTCCTGGACAGAGAGGACAAGATGGCGAGCTCTGACAGCGAGGCGGGATTAACACCGGTCCGAGCGGTACCCCTCACGCCAGGACAACTCCACTCTGag ACTTTAGTACCGGCTGGATACCTGATCCCGATCTCTCAGCAGTCCCTCATCGGCTACAAAGAAGCTCAGTGTTCAGGGAGAGAAAGCAGCAAGGCCTCAACTCCCACCTACAACATCTACCAAACACCAACCGCAG GCTCCAGACCTTCCCTAGCCCAGGAGATCACACCCACCAGCCTCCGACTTCACAAACCAGCCGCTGCTGCCTCGCCGCTCACCGCCCAGCAGGCCCACCGCCTCCACAGCCCCAGCCCCGCCATCCTCAACTTCACCCTGCAGAACCTGGGCCTCATCTCAGGCTCCAGCCCAGGAAACGGCTTCGCCGCGCCCCAGACTCCAGAGTGTGCCCACGCCCTGTCCAGCCCGCtgactctgcagcagagaggcaTGGTCTTCTTAAAACCCGTGTCGCCCGTGCCCATCCAGCAGTCTTTATCCGGGCAACAGGTGGCCCTGATCAGTCTGCAACAG CCTCTGATGACCACCCCCAAAGGGACGGGCCTCCCCCAGCACAGCTTCTTCCACACGCCGgtccccctctcccctctggCTGCCATGGTAACCACCGGCGGACACCTCGCCACCAAAACTGTTTACATCCCTCAGAGGAAGCTGGACGTGGCCACTGAGGACTCCTGA
- the zdhhc13 gene encoding putative palmitoyltransferase ZDHHC13: MHWGEDDDGHGSCHHGHGGHSHSHGPRAAHPFMTPFHGQFAKSGDQAMNLSQQPKKRSHMDDSSSWDIVKASQFGILERCKELVEAGYDVRQPDKENVTLLHWAAINNRSELVKYYISKGAIVDQLGGDLNSTPLHWAIRQGHLPMVIQLMRYGADPAVADGEGYRALHLAILFQHMAIAAYLMAKGQEVDGPDCNGQTPLMLAAQKIIGPEPTNFLIKNNASVSAVDKVNRNTPLHCAVLAGNVDAAHILLEAGASVDAENINGQTPIDLAHQVHSPLLVHMLNHIKQERIRSSSRCLRLINRYRVFLQFLLCTAVFGSVGAIVDMNSESWLLKGILLACVIGVINVASRNFPGPAFQSLLPATALMASVFWMLVTWCLWFLPDGPSATVQVLFTFNAITLLYYYLRTCRTDPGFVKATEEEKKMNVLVLAEAGCLDPRIFCTSCMTKKPMRTNHCFSCDACVAKQDHHSVWTNSCIGARNHHYFILFLFSLMLMGAWMFYGCLKYWTIHCVLHYEEQGLWGVVSGLVSCSPWVLAIFLLAFYHTCWSGLVLVLQLYQIAFLGLTTAERTSLTLHQRKLRQSVSLRQNPYNLGVVRNLVSFFQLRCCGLFKPAIIDWTQQFPPGRDQPMFGHMDLV, translated from the exons GGTCATGGGAGCTGTCACCACGGACACGGAGGACACTCCCACAGTCACGGGCCGCGAGCGGCGCACCCCTTCATGACGCCTTTTCACGGACAGTTCGCCAAGAGCGGGGATCAGGCGATGAACCTCAGTCAGCAGCCGAAGAAACGCTCGCACATGGacgacagcagcagctgggaCATCGTGAAGGCGTCGCA GTTCGGCATCCTCGAGCGCTGTAAGGAGCTGGTGGAAGCGGGATACGACGTCAGGCAGCCCGACAAGGAGAACGTCACCCTGCTGCACTGGGCGGCCATCAACAACCGCTCAGAGCTGGTCAA GTATTACATTTCTAAAGGAGCGATCGTTGACCAGCTCGGAGGAGACCTGAACTCGACTCCTCTTCACTGGGCCATAAG GCAGGGCCACCTCCCCATGGTGATCCAGCTGATGAGATACGGAGCCGATCCCGCCGTCGCAGACGGAGAAGGTTACCGCGCTCTCCACCTCGCCATCCTCTTCCAGCACATGGCCATAGCGGCTTATCTCATGGCTAAGGgacag GAAGTCGATGGACCCGACTGCAACGGACAGACGCCGCTGATGTTGGCAGCTCAGAAGATCATTGG ACCTGAACCCACCAACTTCCTAATCAAGAACAACGCCTCAGTGAGCGCCGTGGACAAAGTGAACAGGAACACTCCGCTGCACTGCGCCGTGCTGGCAGGAAACGTAGACGCCGCCCACATCCTGCTGGAGGCCGGGGCCAGCGTGGACGCAGAAAACATCAAC GGTCAAACGCCCATCGATCTGGCCCATCAGGTGCACAGTCCGCTGCTCGTCCACATGCTCAACCACATCAAGCAGGAGAGGATCCGCTCCAGCTCGCGCTGCCTGCGGCTCATCAACAGATACAGG GTCTTTCTGCAGTTCTTGCTCTGCACCGCCGTGTTCGGAAGCGTGGGCGCCATCGTCGACATGAACTCGGAGTCCTGGTTGCTCAAAGGAATCCTGCTGGCCTGCGTGATCGGTGTGATCAATGTGGCCTCGAG GAACTTCCCCGGTCCGGCCTTTCAGTCTCTCCTACCTGCGACGGCTCTCATGGCTTCAGTCTTCTGGATGCTCGTCACCTGGTGCCTCTGGTTCCTGCCAG ATGGACCCAGCGCCACAGTTCAGGTCTTGTTCACTTTCAACGCCATCACTCTGCTCTACTACTACCTCCGCACATGCCGGACCGACCCGGGCTTCGTCAAGGCAAccgaagaagagaagaaaatg AACGTGTTGGTGTTGGCTGAAGCCGGCTGCCTGGACCCCAGAATATTCTGCACGTCATGCATG acaaagaaaccaaTGAGAACAAACCACTGCTTCTCCTGTGACGCCTGCGTGGCCAAGCAGGACCACCACTCCGTCTGGACCAACAGCTGCATCG GTGCGAGGAATCACCACTACTTCATCCTCTTCCTGTTCTCCCTCATGCTGATGGGAGCCTGGATGTTTTACGGTTGTCTCAAGT actgGACCATTCACTGTGTGCTGCATTACGAGGAGCAGGGCCTGTGGGGCGTCGTCTCCGGCCTGGTCAGCTGCTCCCCCTGGGTGCTCGCCATCTTCCTGCTGGCCTTCTATCACACCTGCTGGTCCGGCTTGGTCCTGGTGCTGCAGCTGTACCAG ATCGCCTTCCTTGGACTGACCACGGCCGAGCGGACGAGCCTGACACTCCACCAGAGGAAACTCCGACAATCCGTCTCCCTGAGACAGAATCCATACAA TCTGGGCGTGGTACGGAACCTGGTTTCCTTCTTCCAGCTGCGTTGTTGCGGCCTCTTCAAACCAGCCATCATCGACTGGACGCAGCAGTTCCCGCCCGGCCGTGACCAACCCATGTTCGGGCACATGGACCTGGTCTGA
- the csrp3 gene encoding cysteine and glycine-rich protein 3 has translation MPNWGGGAKCAACEKSVYHAEEIQCNGRSFHKTCFICMSCRKGLDSTTVAAHESEIYCKSCYGKKYGPKGYGYGQGAGALSSDPPGQNLDLQPQDSKPQPASSNSNANKFSQKFGGSDRCSRCSKAVYAAEKVMGAGKPWHKTCFRCALCGKSLESTTVTDKDGELYCKVCYAKNFGPKGFGLGNAAMLE, from the exons ATGCCGAACTGGGGCGGGGGTGCCAAGTGTGCGGCCTGTGAGAAGTCGGTGTACCATGCAGAGGAGATCCAGTGTAACGGGAGGAGCTTCCATAAGACCTGCTTCATCTGCA TGAGCTGCAGAAAGGGTCTGGACAGCACCACGGTCGCAGCGCACGAGTCTGAGATTTACTGCAAGTCCTGTTACGGCAAGAAATATGGGCCAAAGGGCTACGGGTACGGGCAAGGAGCTGGAGCCCTGAGCTCTGACCCTCCTGGACAGAACTTGGACCTGCAGCCTCAAGA CTCTAAACCACAACCAGCTTCTTCAAACTCCAATGCCAATAAGTTTTCCCAGAAGTTTGGAGGTTCAGATCGCTGCTCTCGCTGCTCCAAAGCCGTCTACGCAGCGGAGAAGGTGATGGGAGCAGGAAAG ccCTGGCATAAAACCTGTTTCCGCTGTGCCCTGTGTGGTAAAAGTCTGGAGTCGACCACAGTGACAGACAAGGACGGGGAGCTGTACTGCAAAG tttgTTATGCCAAAAACTTCGGTCCAAAAGGATTTGGACTGGGGAACGCCGCCATGTTGGAGTAA